A genomic stretch from Candidatus Methanomassiliicoccus intestinalis Issoire-Mx1 includes:
- a CDS encoding InlB B-repeat-containing protein, whose translation MKTEKRLTMALSVLVALMMLAVPLASSSNLFVDGGQTNSNGDAPMLSASTSLSVSKYTWPTPANNQIINTFIIDSEASYDMFIDKYLKLTTTNSNSIEGSFGGENRSDAQWKADPWLAIVYQSTDTVNSLELTITNSNIKKIDDIKSQNSLKNVVIDGKATISGSSLNFSGTSHGIVVGLNGDLGLSSDKFHGDYDILLKINNAANPLHDTVTYADPNDIEIVDSWIVYDQASLDKIGTYVGKDIQNSNFREKWDGSLNAWIAIAYTAPEGVGSVDFTAKLNDGDYSTITTSVGNSNGTHVFAAFVNGSHTNEDCFNLAVGNDSSIAKYHGEYFVNVAGANSSYSFAFGADAGEKITVTFNLNVPDSEGRISLDDVKANITKSTDGLDVTFSYDPDNKNIVYATFEKNEVSITGLLSLINPAKAGYIFSSWTDDNGVQYESGSDKITKSMILNANWEIIDNWVQAPIDVIYDGTTYKYSLALYSADEKTVNVSSSNIISLLPEAIKDKGYVINVKNANTDNDLPTVYSYTVKENNADGKDLKSTGLVSMNADSTVYIEYALTSYTKITVSSEIFGDAKAVMYAYNSNTYTYNQVWNALIGLGEDNKNATAANLGLKKSFGGEVSGSNKALNVKLDDNKYTTSDGKYKVTGWDSGIALDDTKTAPGTDLTLNSELNGYNVIFMVNGQYEIVYVPYGQLTADKCTLNVSGLNHWVYMEYSDYENDTYKFQTFNFNSTSDVKAVNDKAVSGEKPQFVFIACFEKADSTAYAVFNASNNGIAGNYGNKYVKSIIIPGKAVAGTNSTVIPLPAVSPVYETKNVLIGYSGYVSTGENPSAFGVKDSVTSFNADIVSYKYTITFYNGSDVNGIFYYGGDSQTSSDSIETGLVAFSYNGVAYKHTNGITLTGDALKAFNNILYPAKDGYKVTQWKDTDGNVMLDNIKVERNDDKTVKSSSYEVKFKKISSDMSFYAGFESQKYTIVYNSNIAASPNPMTQTGYVDESLKLLGEATFNNDGYKLVSWNTRADGEGTSYKVGESFSINGSAYEKLDKINANDKGFTLYAIWEKVGSSDNPSGNTDGNNDSDNTALYLIAGMLAVIAILAIVGIVLMRRK comes from the coding sequence ATGAAAACAGAAAAGAGACTGACAATGGCTCTGAGCGTCTTAGTTGCGCTTATGATGCTAGCTGTCCCTCTCGCATCTTCAAGCAACTTGTTCGTGGATGGGGGACAGACAAACTCTAACGGCGATGCGCCAATGTTGAGCGCTTCGACGAGCCTAAGTGTTTCTAAATATACTTGGCCAACTCCAGCTAATAATCAAATTATCAACACATTTATAATTGACAGTGAAGCCAGTTATGACATGTTTATTGACAAATATCTTAAGTTAACTACTACTAACTCAAACTCGATAGAGGGTTCATTTGGTGGAGAAAATAGAAGCGATGCTCAATGGAAAGCAGATCCATGGCTTGCCATTGTGTACCAATCCACTGACACTGTTAACTCTCTAGAACTCACAATTACAAATAGCAATATTAAAAAAATAGATGACATTAAATCACAAAATTCTCTGAAGAATGTTGTAATTGACGGAAAAGCTACAATCTCAGGCTCGAGTTTAAATTTCAGCGGAACCAGTCATGGAATTGTCGTTGGATTAAATGGTGATCTTGGTTTATCTTCTGATAAATTCCATGGAGACTATGATATTTTATTAAAAATAAATAATGCAGCTAATCCACTCCATGATACAGTAACATATGCAGATCCAAACGATATCGAAATCGTTGACTCGTGGATTGTATACGATCAAGCTTCTTTAGACAAGATCGGAACCTACGTGGGCAAAGATATTCAAAACAGTAACTTTAGAGAGAAATGGGATGGCAGTTTGAATGCATGGATTGCTATTGCATACACTGCACCTGAAGGAGTAGGATCTGTTGACTTTACAGCGAAGTTAAACGATGGTGATTATTCTACAATTACCACAAGTGTTGGAAATTCCAATGGAACTCATGTATTCGCTGCGTTTGTAAATGGATCTCACACTAATGAAGACTGTTTTAATCTTGCTGTCGGCAATGATAGTTCCATTGCTAAGTATCACGGAGAATATTTTGTAAATGTTGCCGGTGCAAATTCATCATATTCCTTTGCATTTGGAGCAGATGCAGGTGAGAAAATAACTGTTACATTTAACCTGAATGTTCCTGACTCCGAAGGAAGAATCAGCTTAGATGACGTTAAAGCAAATATTACAAAATCTACTGATGGTCTTGATGTAACATTCTCATACGATCCAGATAATAAAAACATAGTTTATGCTACGTTTGAGAAAAATGAAGTTTCAATTACTGGTCTGTTAAGTCTAATTAACCCAGCAAAAGCAGGATACATATTTAGTTCATGGACTGACGATAATGGTGTTCAGTATGAATCTGGTAGTGATAAAATTACAAAAAGCATGATTCTGAATGCTAACTGGGAAATTATCGATAACTGGGTTCAGGCACCGATTGATGTTATATACGATGGAACTACATACAAATATTCATTAGCATTATACAGTGCTGACGAAAAAACCGTAAATGTTTCTTCAAGTAACATTATCAGCCTACTTCCAGAAGCAATTAAGGACAAAGGATATGTAATCAATGTTAAAAATGCAAACACTGATAACGACTTACCAACAGTTTATTCATACACTGTAAAAGAAAACAATGCTGATGGTAAAGACTTAAAATCAACTGGACTTGTAAGCATGAATGCTGACAGTACTGTTTACATTGAATATGCATTGACTTCTTACACAAAGATTACTGTTTCATCTGAAATCTTTGGCGATGCAAAAGCAGTAATGTATGCATACAACAGCAACACCTATACCTACAATCAAGTCTGGAATGCTCTGATTGGTCTCGGGGAGGATAATAAAAATGCAACTGCAGCAAACCTTGGACTTAAGAAGAGCTTTGGTGGAGAAGTATCAGGTAGTAATAAAGCTCTCAATGTTAAACTTGATGATAATAAATACACAACTTCTGATGGAAAATACAAAGTTACAGGCTGGGACAGCGGTATTGCTTTAGATGATACAAAGACTGCTCCTGGAACAGATTTAACATTAAACTCTGAGTTAAACGGATATAACGTTATCTTCATGGTAAACGGTCAGTATGAAATCGTTTATGTTCCATATGGACAGCTTACTGCTGACAAATGCACACTTAATGTTTCTGGATTGAACCACTGGGTGTATATGGAATACAGTGACTATGAAAATGACACTTATAAATTCCAGACGTTTAACTTCAACTCTACTTCAGATGTTAAAGCAGTAAACGATAAAGCCGTATCTGGAGAAAAACCACAGTTTGTATTCATCGCATGCTTTGAGAAAGCAGACAGCACAGCATATGCAGTGTTTAATGCTTCAAACAATGGAATCGCTGGAAACTATGGAAACAAATACGTTAAGAGCATTATCATTCCTGGAAAAGCTGTTGCCGGTACCAACTCAACTGTAATTCCATTACCTGCTGTTTCACCAGTTTATGAGACAAAGAATGTTCTGATTGGATACTCTGGATACGTAAGCACAGGAGAAAACCCCTCTGCATTTGGTGTTAAGGACAGTGTTACATCCTTCAACGCTGATATAGTCTCATACAAATACACAATTACATTCTACAACGGCAGCGATGTGAATGGTATCTTCTACTACGGCGGAGACTCTCAGACATCAAGTGACTCTATAGAGACAGGACTTGTAGCATTCTCATACAATGGTGTAGCATACAAACATACAAATGGAATCACGCTTACAGGAGATGCTCTGAAAGCATTCAACAACATACTCTACCCTGCTAAAGACGGATACAAAGTCACTCAGTGGAAAGACACTGACGGCAATGTAATGCTTGACAATATCAAAGTTGAAAGAAACGATGACAAAACTGTAAAGTCTTCTTCTTATGAAGTCAAATTCAAAAAGATCTCATCTGACATGAGCTTCTATGCTGGATTTGAATCTCAAAAGTACACAATTGTATACAACAGCAACATTGCAGCATCTCCAAACCCAATGACTCAGACTGGATATGTTGATGAATCTCTGAAACTTCTCGGTGAAGCTACATTCAACAATGATGGATACAAGTTAGTTTCCTGGAACACAAGAGCTGACGGAGAAGGAACTTCATACAAAGTAGGAGAATCATTCTCAATCAACGGCAGCGCATATGAGAAACTCGATAAAATAAATGCCAACGACAAAGGCTTCACACTCTACGCCATCTGGGAGAAAGTCGGATCATCTGACAACCCAAGCGGTAACACTGATGGAAACAATGACAGTGACAACACTGCATTATATCTCATCGCTGGAATGCTTGCTGTAATTGCAATTCTTGCTATTGTAGGAATTGTACTGATGAGAAGAAAGTAA